One Pieris napi chromosome 22, ilPieNapi1.2, whole genome shotgun sequence genomic region harbors:
- the LOC125060948 gene encoding zinc finger HIT domain-containing protein 1 yields MTSRESGRVKDAEKRRVLDDAARKRRARKAVEALEQDNFHDDPHADLVMSKKVPKFADSNEKPTRKKKSRSAEYYKLRFRKTFAQLVEEEASFRPEPPNYLSAQAPPSKFPDRHFCAVCGFISNYTCISCGARYCSVKCLGTHLDTRCLKWTA; encoded by the exons atgacgtCAAGAGAATCAG GGAGAGTAAAGGATGCAGAGAAAAGAAGAGTACTTGATGATGCAGCAAGAAAGAGACGCGCTCGTAAAGCTGTGGAGGCCCTTGAACAGGATAACTTCCATGATGATCCTCATGCGGACCTGGTTATGTCAAAGAAAGTACCAAAATTTGCTGATTCTAATGAAAAACCGACAAGAAAGAAAAAATCAAGAAGCGCAGAATACTATAAATTAAGGTTTAGAAAGACATTTGCACAGTTAGTTGAGGAAGAGGCTAGTTTTAGACCTGAACCTCCAAATTATTTGTCCGCTCAAGCACCACCTTCTAA ATTTCCTGACCGACACTTTTGCGCAGTTTGtggttttatttcaaactatACCTGTATTTCTTGTGGGGCACGATATTGTTCTGTAAAATGCCTTGGAACTCACTTGGACACGAGATGCCTCAAATGGACTGCATGA